From the Bacteroidia bacterium genome, one window contains:
- a CDS encoding TonB-dependent receptor family protein has product MKSLVLVVGSVLLLLLSFHHPAAAATDNAKASIIKGTVIDAGSRAPLMYANIVLRKKSDSSFVSSTYAGETGEFLLSGVPAGEYVLTISYVGYTRQQLPDVRVAEGGKVVDLGTVAMRESAVESKEVTVEAERAPEEFRLDKKVINISQSLHARGGSAMDALREQPSVRVDENDNLTLRGSSNFTVLINGRPGAFQGSDALRQIPANMIESIELMTNPSAKYEAEGSAGIINIILKKEQRYSSSAIVNIGAGTRDKYNTDATMTMNMGSTTLTAGGDYRDVTYHQVQDVNRVTFIPDGRIVNNTDLRRRDIREQYSLRLGIEHGFSEEHTVSLNGSGGHITLPRLFTFDVHNTDPFQDLYQHIENSFDLDAVYYTASSAYVYKPVPGARELTLEGSYTHVTLPYSQMTREFTTDANFMNMQPDPYSVRMESDVQRFEARLKLGYMHKFSDVSTFESGLQSDVSSRSYDVENSIYDWTQQQWTIDPVLTNTFDMDNYVHAAYGTYSNALFDTHFQVGLRAEYMDRLLEQKTMEEDYRYDKLDWFPSVSVSRKFGEHQLQASYSRRVNRPNENLLNPFPFYSDRWLSSAGNPKLLPEYINSFELNYQKMFGGVFVSVQTYARTSVNGMWQSQVADSAGKMIQTFGNFAENGSIGTEVSASLRPLSWLRLDPNVNLFHYSLSGDVFGRKLEQSAFTWTARLSATGTFATGTRVQLTGMYLSRQINPQTETKPLFFLSVSARQDLFDRVLSLTLQAQNLLTTAYYTINASGSNFANSFVIKPEVPVVNLSLSWNFNNYKRRERPNEGVDVNVGM; this is encoded by the coding sequence ATGAAAAGCTTGGTTCTCGTTGTCGGTAGCGTCCTCCTTCTCCTCCTGTCCTTTCACCACCCTGCAGCCGCAGCCACCGATAATGCGAAGGCAAGCATCATCAAAGGCACTGTCATTGATGCCGGCTCCCGGGCGCCGTTGATGTACGCAAACATCGTTCTCCGAAAAAAGTCTGATTCTTCCTTTGTATCCTCCACCTACGCCGGTGAAACAGGAGAATTTCTACTGTCCGGCGTCCCTGCGGGAGAGTATGTCCTGACGATCAGCTACGTCGGGTACACACGACAGCAACTGCCGGACGTCAGGGTCGCCGAAGGCGGAAAAGTGGTGGACCTTGGGACCGTTGCGATGCGTGAGAGCGCCGTAGAGAGTAAAGAAGTGACGGTCGAAGCCGAACGCGCTCCGGAGGAATTCCGCCTGGACAAAAAAGTCATCAACATCAGTCAATCCCTTCACGCGCGCGGTGGTTCGGCGATGGATGCACTGCGTGAACAACCGTCGGTCCGCGTCGATGAAAACGACAACCTGACGCTGCGCGGGAGCAGCAATTTCACCGTATTGATCAACGGACGGCCGGGCGCCTTTCAGGGCTCCGACGCCCTGCGGCAGATCCCGGCGAACATGATAGAGAGCATCGAGCTGATGACGAATCCCTCCGCGAAATACGAAGCGGAGGGGTCGGCAGGAATCATCAACATCATTCTCAAAAAGGAACAGCGCTACAGCAGCAGCGCCATCGTCAATATCGGCGCCGGTACGCGCGATAAGTACAACACCGACGCCACGATGACGATGAACATGGGCAGTACCACGCTCACGGCGGGAGGTGATTATCGCGACGTCACCTACCATCAGGTACAGGACGTCAACCGCGTGACCTTCATTCCGGACGGGCGCATCGTCAACAACACGGACCTTCGCAGACGGGATATCCGCGAACAGTACTCGCTGCGGCTGGGCATCGAGCACGGTTTCAGCGAAGAGCATACGGTGTCGCTGAACGGCAGCGGAGGGCACATCACGCTTCCCCGTCTTTTCACCTTCGATGTGCATAATACCGATCCCTTTCAGGATCTGTATCAGCATATAGAGAACAGTTTCGATCTCGACGCGGTGTACTATACCGCCAGTTCCGCCTATGTGTACAAGCCGGTGCCCGGAGCGCGCGAACTGACACTCGAAGGCAGCTACACACACGTGACCCTTCCCTACTCGCAGATGACGCGAGAGTTTACCACCGATGCCAACTTCATGAATATGCAGCCCGATCCGTATTCCGTGCGTATGGAAAGCGATGTCCAGCGCTTCGAGGCACGCCTCAAACTCGGCTACATGCACAAATTCAGCGACGTGAGCACGTTCGAAAGCGGCCTGCAGTCGGATGTTTCCTCCCGCAGTTACGATGTGGAGAATTCGATCTATGACTGGACGCAGCAGCAATGGACCATCGATCCCGTCCTCACCAACACCTTCGACATGGATAATTACGTCCATGCCGCGTACGGGACGTATTCCAACGCCCTGTTCGATACACACTTCCAGGTCGGTCTCCGCGCGGAGTACATGGACCGGCTGTTGGAGCAGAAGACCATGGAGGAGGATTACCGCTACGACAAGCTCGACTGGTTTCCGAGCGTCAGCGTTTCGCGGAAATTCGGAGAGCATCAGCTACAGGCGAGTTACAGCAGGCGCGTCAACCGGCCGAACGAGAACTTGCTCAATCCCTTCCCGTTCTATTCGGACAGATGGCTCAGCAGCGCAGGGAATCCGAAGCTGCTGCCGGAGTACATCAACTCCTTCGAACTCAATTATCAGAAAATGTTCGGCGGGGTGTTTGTGTCCGTCCAGACCTACGCGCGCACATCGGTGAACGGGATGTGGCAATCGCAGGTCGCCGATTCCGCCGGGAAGATGATACAGACGTTCGGAAATTTCGCGGAAAACGGCTCCATAGGAACGGAGGTGTCGGCAAGCTTGCGTCCGCTCTCCTGGCTTCGGCTCGATCCCAACGTCAATCTGTTCCACTATTCCCTTTCGGGCGACGTCTTCGGGCGGAAGCTGGAACAGAGCGCGTTTACCTGGACCGCGCGCCTCAGCGCCACAGGCACGTTCGCCACAGGTACACGCGTGCAGTTGACCGGCATGTACCTCAGCAGACAGATCAATCCGCAAACGGAAACGAAGCCGCTGTTCTTCCTCAGCGTCTCAGCGCGTCAGGACCTCTTCGACCGCGTGCTTTCTCTCACATTGCAGGCGCAGAATCTTTTGACCACCGCGTACTACACCATCAATGCGTCCGGAAGCAACTTCGCGAACTCCTTCGTCATCAAGCCGGAGGTCCCTGTCGTTAATCTTTCGTTGAGTTGGAATTTCAACAATTACAAACGCAGGGAACGTCCGAATGAGGGCGTGGATGTGAATGTCGGGATGTAG
- a CDS encoding T9SS type A sorting domain-containing protein: MNEIGAAAMPYHPQSLSGPPPAVLHRSSRVSGCTSASPGRRSILRGSVLLLFLTLAGLMLLSVEALYAQDCGCTTEQVRKNLVSPCAAQNELLLRVQNEQHFRTAINEANARGGNTTILLDNGVYRVASTTSFPYITGSNVILRSSSGNRDSVILEGRGMRDVQPATENGLLIAGDHVTIADLTIRNVGNHGIQVSGHGLLVHNVRIQDTYQQMLKGATERAVIDSGVVQCCMFEYTAGVGPNYYIGGIDVHKGRNWIVRDNVFENIRSPAGSVAEHAVHFWNTSENSTVERNLIINCDRGIGFGLGNSTHSGGIIRNNFIAHDGGGSFPDVGIGLESSPGTKVYNNTIFISYPNAIEYRFASTRDVHIVNNLSNQAIRARDGASAMLTTNVTDARSSWFVEAGAGNLRLSSALPAVVDAGSDLGGLVPDDMDKTPRPQASAMDIGAHEWKEATSTDEIPDASGFSVYPNPGSGLCTVSTVGAGFTLTVSDVLGRRVLTTPAFGSSLCVDLRAQPPGVYFFMLRNGNGRVLSLIPVLITGERGG; this comes from the coding sequence ATGAATGAAATCGGAGCTGCCGCCATGCCGTATCATCCGCAATCTCTGTCCGGCCCTCCGCCGGCCGTCCTGCACCGCTCCAGTCGGGTATCGGGATGTACAAGCGCATCCCCCGGTCGCCGCAGCATCCTTCGCGGCAGCGTACTGCTCCTGTTCCTGACGCTCGCCGGCCTCATGCTTCTCTCCGTGGAAGCGCTGTATGCGCAGGACTGCGGCTGCACCACCGAGCAGGTGCGGAAGAACCTCGTATCTCCCTGTGCTGCGCAAAATGAGCTGCTTCTTCGCGTGCAAAACGAACAGCACTTTCGCACGGCCATCAACGAAGCCAACGCGCGGGGCGGCAACACGACCATTCTGCTCGACAACGGTGTGTACCGCGTCGCTTCCACCACCTCATTTCCGTACATCACGGGCAGCAATGTCATACTGCGCAGCAGTTCGGGCAATAGGGATTCGGTCATTCTCGAGGGGAGAGGCATGCGCGACGTGCAGCCCGCGACGGAAAACGGCCTGCTCATCGCCGGAGATCACGTCACGATCGCGGACCTTACGATACGCAATGTCGGGAATCATGGCATTCAGGTAAGTGGGCATGGACTGCTGGTGCATAATGTGCGCATCCAGGATACCTATCAGCAGATGCTCAAGGGTGCGACCGAGCGTGCTGTCATTGACTCGGGCGTCGTGCAGTGCTGCATGTTCGAGTACACAGCGGGAGTCGGCCCCAATTACTACATCGGGGGAATTGACGTGCATAAGGGACGCAACTGGATTGTGCGCGACAATGTCTTCGAAAATATCCGGAGTCCCGCCGGTTCGGTCGCCGAGCACGCGGTGCATTTCTGGAATACCAGCGAGAACAGCACCGTGGAGCGCAATCTCATCATCAACTGCGACCGCGGCATCGGCTTCGGCCTCGGCAACAGCACGCACAGCGGCGGCATTATCAGGAACAATTTCATCGCGCATGACGGCGGGGGCAGCTTTCCCGATGTCGGTATCGGTCTGGAGAGCTCCCCCGGAACGAAGGTGTACAACAACACCATCTTCATCAGCTACCCCAACGCCATCGAATACCGTTTCGCTTCCACGCGTGACGTACACATCGTCAATAATCTCAGCAATCAGGCCATTCGCGCGCGCGACGGAGCGAGCGCCATGCTCACCACAAATGTCACGGATGCGCGTTCGTCGTGGTTCGTGGAGGCTGGCGCAGGGAATCTGCGTCTTTCCTCGGCGTTACCTGCCGTCGTGGATGCCGGCAGTGACCTGGGTGGGCTCGTCCCGGACGATATGGACAAAACGCCGCGTCCGCAAGCTTCGGCCATGGACATCGGTGCGCATGAGTGGAAAGAGGCGACCTCGACGGATGAGATACCCGACGCGAGCGGATTTTCCGTCTATCCGAATCCCGGCAGCGGATTGTGTACTGTGAGCACAGTCGGAGCCGGGTTTACACTCACTGTGTCCGATGTTTTGGGACGCAGGGTGCTGACGACGCCGGCTTTCGGTTCGTCCTTGTGCGTGGATCTGCGCGCTCAGCCGCCGGGAGTGTATTTCTTCATGCTACGGAACGGGAATGGAAGGGTGCTTTCTCTCATCCCCGTGCTGATCACGGGCGAGAGAGGCGGATAG
- a CDS encoding AAA family ATPase, protein MKPIKNSDYLRENIPGHYFLEATIENVRCFGRKSTLKLSDAHGLPHHWTVILGDNGAGKTTLLRSLISLAPSPKIVRDDSQNIRLYPGFFDWRERWDPRRHAGEEPSIIRGTIVAADGFKKLRKDSTQQLELRHGHKAFDDIVHSSHEYEMLGDFLCFAYGASRKMGFSSLANEKFSTASISLFDDEAPLINVEEFFLQADYEAKSTKSAGAAKQRDEVKKLILRVLPDVNDLRIVKSERAHGATRQVEMKTPYGWVRMRELSLGYKSLIAWIVDFASRMYYYHRLRSNPFAQPAVVLIDEIDLHLHPRWQRKILGHLSRVFPNTQFIVTAHSPLIVQTAMDWNLVLLKRQGDRVIINNDPEAIASWRIDQILTSDLFGLPSARSEKSEKIMQERRRLLAKETLNAKERSRLEKLDLLIGLLPVDQTPEYLAAKEILKKAKAAKR, encoded by the coding sequence ATGAAGCCCATCAAGAATTCCGATTATCTTAGGGAAAACATCCCGGGGCATTACTTCCTCGAGGCGACGATCGAGAATGTGCGTTGCTTTGGCAGGAAGAGCACGCTGAAACTCAGCGACGCTCACGGCCTCCCGCACCACTGGACCGTGATACTTGGCGATAATGGTGCCGGCAAGACGACCTTGTTAAGGAGCTTGATATCCCTTGCTCCATCGCCGAAAATCGTCCGGGATGACTCTCAGAATATTCGGTTGTACCCCGGTTTCTTTGATTGGCGCGAACGATGGGATCCGCGCCGTCACGCCGGAGAAGAACCCTCAATTATTCGAGGGACCATCGTTGCAGCTGATGGCTTCAAAAAGCTCCGAAAAGACAGCACACAGCAGCTCGAACTGCGTCACGGCCACAAAGCGTTCGATGATATTGTCCACAGTAGTCACGAGTACGAAATGCTCGGAGACTTCCTGTGTTTCGCCTACGGCGCTTCGCGGAAAATGGGCTTTAGCTCACTTGCTAACGAGAAATTCTCCACAGCAAGTATAAGCCTCTTCGATGACGAGGCTCCGCTGATAAATGTGGAGGAGTTTTTCCTTCAGGCGGATTATGAAGCCAAGTCAACAAAGAGTGCCGGAGCGGCCAAACAGCGTGACGAAGTGAAGAAATTGATATTACGGGTGCTGCCTGACGTCAACGATTTGCGCATTGTCAAGAGTGAGCGTGCGCACGGCGCAACCCGTCAAGTGGAGATGAAAACTCCGTACGGGTGGGTGCGCATGAGAGAGTTAAGTCTGGGGTATAAAAGTCTTATTGCCTGGATTGTGGACTTTGCAAGCCGCATGTACTACTATCATCGATTGCGGTCGAATCCATTCGCGCAACCCGCCGTAGTCCTGATCGACGAGATCGATCTGCATCTGCATCCAAGATGGCAAAGGAAGATACTTGGCCATCTCTCTCGCGTTTTCCCGAATACACAGTTCATCGTGACGGCGCATAGCCCACTGATCGTGCAAACGGCAATGGACTGGAATCTGGTCCTGTTAAAACGACAGGGTGATCGGGTGATCATCAACAACGACCCTGAAGCAATCGCGAGCTGGCGCATCGATCAGATACTGACCAGCGATCTGTTCGGGCTGCCGAGCGCTCGATCCGAAAAGAGCGAGAAGATTATGCAGGAGCGACGCAGGTTGCTGGCAAAGGAGACTCTCAACGCAAAGGAACGATCACGGCTTGAAAAGCTCGATCTGTTGATAGGCCTCCTGCCTGTCGATCAGACGCCGGAATACCTTGCGGCGAAAGAGATTCTCAAGAAAGCAAAAGCAGCCAAGAGGTGA
- a CDS encoding ATP-binding cassette domain-containing protein: MTRHDTNTPAVRLRGISKSFVSQGNEYTALTDIDLDAFPGQLLLLLGPSGSGKTTLLTISAGFVAPCSGTVELFGQTLGGYSSRQLQALRAARIGFVFQTFLLIDALTAAENIDLQLRFAGVRNADARGRTLNALERVGIPQLAGKRPPELSHGERQRVAIARALAIDADLLIADEPTASLGTQQGEAIIRLLHSCAADLKKCVLAASHDLRLREYADVIHFMDSGRITASEGRGE, encoded by the coding sequence ATGACGCGGCATGATACAAACACACCGGCGGTCCGTCTGCGCGGGATTTCGAAGTCATTTGTTTCGCAGGGCAACGAATATACCGCTCTCACTGACATCGATCTGGATGCCTTTCCCGGGCAATTGCTGCTGTTGCTCGGTCCCAGCGGCAGCGGTAAAACCACGCTGCTCACGATTTCCGCGGGCTTCGTGGCCCCGTGCAGTGGAACGGTGGAACTTTTCGGACAGACGCTGGGCGGATACAGCTCCAGGCAGCTTCAGGCGCTGCGCGCAGCCAGGATCGGCTTCGTTTTTCAGACGTTCCTGCTCATCGATGCGCTTACCGCGGCAGAGAATATCGACTTGCAACTGCGCTTCGCAGGGGTGCGGAACGCGGACGCCCGTGGCCGGACGTTGAATGCGCTTGAGCGCGTAGGCATTCCGCAGCTCGCAGGCAAGCGTCCGCCGGAACTCAGCCATGGCGAACGGCAGCGAGTGGCAATAGCGCGTGCACTCGCCATCGACGCCGATCTTCTCATTGCCGACGAACCCACAGCCAGTCTCGGCACACAGCAGGGCGAAGCAATCATACGTCTGCTCCATTCCTGCGCGGCGGATCTGAAGAAATGCGTCCTCGCGGCAAGCCACGACCTCCGTCTGCGCGAGTATGCCGACGTAATTCATTTCATGGACAGCGGCCGCATCACCGCGTCCGAAGGCAGAGGTGAATGA
- a CDS encoding radical SAM protein, with translation MKKKVYFIQPTYRDKFGKLLKGKSLYTMSLALPALSAAVPDEWEKQLCYEFFEEVDFDTDASVIGLSSMGYEIYRGIEIAGEFRRRGKTVIFGGFQAHLSSDFVAPHCDAVVHGNPGRSAMRRILDDALNGTLQREYRCGVDINYQVDYEAFDTSRVLFTPVFTSVGCNFRCDYCCVASIYEGNCRVRKLRHVFAELDYLHTKTRRIAFIDTNIHSRHSYLKALCEGMLERKYRFVWGAQSTIDIGDDVETLKLMRRVGCKALFIGLETFSQSNLENVNKDLSAESYERRIRNIHSAGIKIAAFLMYGFDYDTKDTARQLAELVSRHNIELPMINLLVPLPGTVLYERLKAENRLLIRDENDFLRNNIGYNSSFNLCLYEPKNLTAEEAEEGFIELLGRLSGYGQIIRRSVSSDVKLSVFFLYSNWLFRREYLRLKRLRGKHRVPAVLPADAEGAPCL, from the coding sequence ATGAAAAAGAAAGTGTATTTCATACAACCCACGTACAGAGACAAATTCGGCAAGCTGCTCAAGGGCAAGAGTCTGTATACGATGTCGCTCGCTCTTCCTGCTCTCAGCGCCGCCGTGCCCGACGAATGGGAAAAACAGCTCTGTTACGAGTTTTTCGAGGAAGTCGATTTCGACACCGACGCCTCTGTGATCGGACTCTCATCGATGGGGTACGAGATCTACCGTGGCATTGAAATTGCAGGGGAGTTTCGTCGTCGTGGGAAAACTGTGATATTCGGTGGCTTTCAGGCGCACCTCAGCAGCGATTTCGTTGCGCCGCACTGCGACGCAGTCGTTCACGGAAATCCCGGCAGGTCAGCGATGCGACGCATACTCGATGACGCTTTGAACGGAACGCTGCAGCGCGAGTACCGCTGCGGTGTGGACATCAATTACCAGGTGGACTACGAAGCCTTCGATACCAGCCGTGTGCTGTTCACTCCGGTGTTTACCAGTGTCGGCTGTAATTTTCGCTGCGACTATTGCTGCGTTGCCTCGATATATGAAGGGAACTGTCGTGTTCGCAAGCTCCGCCACGTCTTCGCGGAACTGGACTATCTCCATACGAAAACCCGGCGCATCGCGTTCATCGATACGAACATTCACAGCCGGCACAGCTATCTCAAAGCGCTGTGCGAGGGCATGCTTGAGAGAAAGTACCGCTTTGTCTGGGGCGCACAATCTACGATCGACATTGGCGACGATGTAGAAACACTGAAGCTCATGCGCCGTGTCGGCTGCAAGGCGCTGTTCATCGGTCTGGAAACATTTTCGCAATCCAATCTGGAGAACGTGAACAAGGATCTGTCCGCGGAGTCCTACGAGAGAAGAATCCGCAATATCCACAGTGCCGGGATCAAGATCGCAGCATTTCTCATGTATGGATTCGACTATGACACAAAGGACACAGCCCGGCAGCTTGCCGAACTCGTCTCCCGGCACAATATCGAGCTGCCGATGATCAATCTGCTTGTTCCTCTTCCAGGGACTGTGTTGTACGAACGGCTCAAAGCAGAGAACAGATTGCTCATACGGGATGAGAACGATTTTCTTCGCAACAACATCGGCTACAATTCATCCTTTAACCTTTGCCTCTACGAACCGAAGAATCTGACAGCCGAAGAAGCGGAGGAAGGATTCATCGAATTACTCGGCCGTCTGTCCGGGTACGGTCAGATCATTCGCCGTTCAGTCAGCAGCGATGTGAAGCTGTCTGTGTTCTTCCTCTACAGCAACTGGTTGTTCAGGCGCGAGTATCTCCGACTGAAGCGGCTGCGCGGGAAGCATCGCGTGCCGGCAGTGCTCCCGGCCGATGCGGAGGGTGCGCCATGTTTGTGA
- a CDS encoding M20/M25/M40 family metallo-hydrolase — MGNRFDSSPLARRTVVAAMFLIASLPAAGIAQGQQHFGIVSELPLVTKTLNTDFSLDSLQTFLKQLCGELPVMVHGTPTSIPHRFAGNGSQEYRDAARHIANVFERYGLHTVLENNRDPYTRLNVIGTLPGRRAEYVMICAHYDSRFEGCPGTDDNASGTAAVLEAARLLHDIPFEYSIKFVAFGGEELGLLGSKAYVAAHGDDSIRAVINLDMIAWDGNANRVVQVHSEAPTDSNRAEDLFRLISDVDDVYGLLTEVALVRPGIGASDHAPFWDAGHPAVLLIEEFGSDFNPYYHSEKDNWINMSAEKHQLLFRSITQLAIGSVMHLASPMDPLLHVAASADHAAGMQIFAYPNPTHGRTSIAWSSPFRTPVVLVVTDLLGREVFRAERQAVGSTPQIEAVDFTSLPHGMYLLRLSGAQHAVTEKLLLR; from the coding sequence ATGGGCAATCGGTTTGACTCCTCCCCCCTCGCACGACGCACGGTCGTTGCGGCAATGTTCCTCATCGCAAGCCTGCCGGCAGCAGGCATCGCACAGGGACAGCAGCACTTCGGCATCGTGTCGGAACTCCCTCTGGTGACGAAAACGCTGAACACCGATTTTTCCCTCGATTCCCTGCAAACCTTTCTCAAACAGCTCTGCGGTGAGCTGCCCGTGATGGTGCATGGTACACCGACGAGCATCCCGCACCGTTTCGCGGGGAATGGTTCGCAGGAATACCGGGACGCGGCGCGGCACATCGCCAATGTATTCGAGCGCTACGGTTTGCACACCGTTCTCGAAAACAACAGAGACCCCTATACCCGATTGAACGTCATCGGGACGCTCCCCGGCCGCCGCGCCGAATATGTCATGATCTGTGCGCATTATGATTCGCGCTTCGAGGGCTGTCCCGGGACCGACGACAACGCGAGCGGCACCGCGGCGGTACTCGAGGCCGCACGGCTTCTTCACGACATCCCTTTCGAATACTCCATCAAGTTCGTCGCCTTCGGTGGCGAGGAATTGGGCCTGCTCGGCAGTAAGGCCTATGTCGCGGCGCACGGGGACGACTCCATTCGCGCCGTCATCAATCTCGACATGATAGCGTGGGACGGCAACGCCAATCGCGTCGTCCAGGTGCACAGTGAGGCGCCCACAGATTCGAACAGGGCGGAAGATCTGTTCCGTCTGATTTCCGATGTTGATGATGTGTATGGACTGCTTACCGAGGTTGCGCTTGTACGGCCGGGAATAGGAGCCAGTGATCATGCACCTTTCTGGGATGCGGGCCATCCCGCGGTGTTGCTTATCGAGGAGTTTGGCTCGGATTTCAATCCGTACTATCACTCGGAGAAGGACAACTGGATCAATATGTCCGCTGAAAAACATCAGCTGCTTTTCCGAAGCATCACGCAGCTCGCGATCGGGTCGGTGATGCATCTCGCTTCACCGATGGATCCGCTTTTGCATGTCGCAGCGTCAGCGGATCATGCAGCCGGTATGCAGATCTTCGCGTACCCCAATCCGACGCACGGGCGGACGAGTATCGCATGGAGCAGTCCCTTTCGCACTCCGGTGGTGCTGGTGGTCACCGATTTGCTCGGCCGCGAGGTGTTTCGCGCCGAACGCCAAGCCGTCGGAAGCACTCCTCAGATCGAAGCCGTCGACTTCACTTCCCTCCCTCATGGAATGTACCTGCTCCGTCTCAGCGGGGCGCAGCACGCCGTTACCGAAAAACTTCTCCTGCGCTGA
- a CDS encoding T9SS type A sorting domain-containing protein: MHHTRFHHHARILGASGRCLVFAILCVCHFQVAVGGFVCGGDEAPRLSRQGGALTEWKALPGPYGGLVRAIVPTAWGAWYACGDGGGVYRSDDDGQSWLPLAPIPQRGFMMETLIPLRPDIIAVGGYHGNFISRDAGLSWRALPENMSSLTLDSSGTLCGLRSGSVHVSHDSGRTWSGPTLRASGVFADIVFQLYAPAHGMLLANSRRTLYRSTDGGMSWDSLSVPFFDRPEFDGGRLFGDDVNLYLVALPSRSDLIWLFRSPDLGRTWTQIRLPVSHDGLVNGCDARGNRLMLVERRYEQCSGVLHSSEDAGQSWSHRSLPDFSSTHVIMRPDGDAFVSSYDALYHVSPYSDKTIDVGKGMVTSVVRSMAALSDSILLAGTHSILFRSTDAGATWSDVRKIPSCKWFGEQIVRLGNGALFIMGSDESLVPMLLRSDDSGATWQALNPPRWDQSPEILAGDGGRRILATYYDGDIRLSEDEGGTWRKLAAPRGNASCQAAAVDSGGRVFACQFDILRYTDDGSEWRVVTHGVPASFRCTTLLPDVAGQMFASTANDVVYRSTDRGVHWQALPSGLIDWPVRGLAADARGRVFVTDDAYTYRLDTVSGDWKRFARHAGFTMTRSFTCAASGRLFNGTHHFGVWTLDPPEDEPVPPVWGFRLLPGYPNPPTGGTTIRFETDRYTMVYLTIHDLLGRQVFVDSQWCPEAGSYSFLWSGSGRAKGVYLCTLTDGSRRLYGRLLLQ; this comes from the coding sequence ATGCATCACACCCGTTTTCATCACCATGCGCGTATTCTCGGCGCCAGCGGGCGCTGTCTCGTGTTCGCGATCCTGTGTGTATGTCACTTCCAGGTCGCTGTGGGCGGTTTCGTCTGCGGTGGCGACGAGGCACCGCGTCTGTCGCGACAAGGCGGCGCACTGACGGAATGGAAAGCACTACCGGGGCCGTACGGCGGCCTCGTGCGGGCCATAGTCCCGACAGCGTGGGGAGCGTGGTATGCCTGCGGCGACGGCGGCGGTGTGTACCGCTCCGATGACGACGGGCAGTCCTGGTTGCCTCTGGCTCCCATACCGCAACGAGGTTTCATGATGGAGACGCTCATACCCTTGCGTCCGGACATTATCGCAGTCGGAGGGTATCACGGCAATTTCATCTCCCGCGATGCGGGACTTTCATGGCGGGCGCTGCCGGAGAACATGAGCAGTCTCACGTTGGACTCGTCAGGAACGCTGTGCGGTCTGCGCTCCGGATCCGTCCACGTCTCCCACGATAGCGGGAGGACCTGGTCCGGACCGACGCTCCGCGCTTCGGGAGTGTTCGCCGACATCGTGTTTCAGCTCTACGCTCCGGCGCACGGTATGCTGCTGGCCAACAGCCGCCGCACCTTGTACAGAAGCACGGACGGAGGGATGAGCTGGGATTCGCTGTCCGTCCCGTTCTTTGATCGCCCCGAATTTGACGGTGGACGCCTGTTCGGCGATGACGTCAATTTGTATCTCGTGGCCTTGCCGTCAAGGTCTGATCTGATCTGGTTGTTCCGAAGTCCCGATCTCGGCCGCACGTGGACGCAAATCAGACTCCCCGTGTCGCACGACGGTCTCGTCAACGGATGCGATGCGCGGGGAAATCGGCTCATGCTCGTCGAGCGTCGGTACGAACAATGCAGCGGGGTGCTGCACAGCAGCGAGGATGCGGGACAGAGCTGGTCGCATCGCTCTCTCCCCGATTTTTCTTCGACGCATGTCATTATGCGTCCGGATGGAGACGCCTTTGTCAGCAGCTACGATGCACTGTATCACGTTTCACCGTACAGCGACAAGACGATCGATGTCGGCAAGGGGATGGTGACCTCGGTAGTACGCTCCATGGCGGCGCTCTCCGACTCCATTCTCCTCGCCGGTACGCATTCGATACTCTTTCGCAGCACCGATGCGGGTGCGACTTGGAGCGACGTCAGGAAAATCCCTTCCTGCAAATGGTTCGGCGAACAGATCGTCCGGCTTGGAAACGGCGCGTTGTTCATCATGGGAAGCGATGAATCTCTCGTTCCCATGCTCCTGCGCAGCGACGACAGCGGCGCGACCTGGCAAGCCCTGAATCCGCCGCGATGGGATCAGTCGCCCGAGATTCTGGCCGGCGATGGCGGCAGACGGATTCTCGCGACCTACTATGATGGCGACATACGACTCAGCGAGGACGAGGGAGGAACATGGCGGAAACTGGCGGCTCCGCGCGGCAATGCGTCCTGCCAGGCCGCTGCGGTGGACAGCGGAGGGCGCGTCTTTGCGTGTCAGTTCGACATACTCCGCTATACGGACGACGGTAGTGAATGGAGAGTCGTGACACACGGTGTACCGGCGAGTTTCCGCTGCACCACCCTGCTGCCCGATGTGGCCGGGCAGATGTTCGCAAGCACCGCTAATGACGTGGTGTATCGCTCGACGGATCGCGGCGTCCATTGGCAGGCGCTGCCTTCGGGCCTCATTGACTGGCCGGTGCGAGGGCTGGCGGCCGATGCCCGCGGAAGAGTTTTTGTCACGGACGATGCGTACACGTATCGTCTCGATACAGTCTCGGGTGATTGGAAGAGGTTCGCACGACACGCCGGTTTCACCATGACGCGCTCCTTCACCTGCGCCGCCTCCGGACGCCTCTTCAATGGCACACATCACTTCGGCGTGTGGACGCTCGATCCGCCGGAGGATGAACCGGTCCCACCGGTTTGGGGCTTCCGGCTGTTGCCCGGCTATCCGAATCCGCCGACAGGCGGCACGACTATACGCTTCGAAACAGACAGGTATACGATGGTCTACCTTACCATTCACGACTTGCTCGGGCGACAGGTGTTCGTGGACAGCCAATGGTGTCCGGAGGCGGGTTCGTATTCCTTCCTGTGGAGCGGAAGCGGCAGGGCAAAAGGCGTGTATCTCTGTACCCTGACCGATGGAAGCAGACGGCTGTACGGCCGGCTGTTGCTACAGTGA